A region of the Aerosakkonema funiforme FACHB-1375 genome:
CGAAGTATCCAACGAACGCATATCAAGCGGTATCGATCGCCTGGATACAATGCTGGGCGGTAATGGATTCTTTCGCGGTAGCAGCATCTTGATTTCCGGTACGGCTGGAACTGGAAAAAGTTCTATTTCCGCCCATTTTGCCAACGCTACTTGTCAGCGAGGGGAACGATGTCTCTATTTTGCCTTCGAGGAATCTGCAAACCAGATTGTTCGCAATATGCGCTCGATCGGCATCGATCTGGAAACAGCAATAAAAAAAGGTCTGCTGAAAATCAAAGCCTTACGCCCTACTATGTATGGGTTAGAAATGCACCTTGTCAATATCCATCAGTTGGTTAACGAATTTAAACCGACTGCCATTATTATCGACCCGATTTCCAATCTCACTTATACCGGCAACGAAAGTCAAGTCAAATCATTTTTAATGCGCTCGATCGATTTCTTTAAAACCAAACAAATCACGACTTTATTGACAAGCTTAAATTCTAGTGGCGCTCTTGTGCAACAGACAGACGTAGGGGTTTCATCCCTAATGGATACCTGGCTGATGCTGCGCGATATAGAAAGTAACGGCGAGCGCAATCGCTTGCTTTACGTACTAAAATCTCGCGGTATGGAACACTCGAATCAAGTGCGCGAATTCCGCTTAACCAGTTCTGGAGTAGAATTAGTGGATGTGTATCTTGGAGCGGGCGGTGTAGTTACGGGTACAGCCCGCACTGTGCAAGAAGCGCAGGAAAAAGCTGCTGCTTTGGCTCACCGACAAGAAATCGAACAGAAGTACCGCGATATCGAACGTAAGCGCAAAGTGATGGAAGCCCAAATTACGGCTTTGCAGGCTGAGTTTGAGAATGAGAAGGAACAAGTGGAGCGCATAATTCAACAAGAGGAACAACAAGAGGTAACATTGCTTCAAGAACGGAGAAAACGAGCCGATATGCGTCGGGCAGATTAACTAAAAAAATTGTTTAAATACTGCAATTGTAAGTAACATAAAGTCAGGTAAGGAAGGATAGCGATGAATAATTTTATAGAATATAAGGGGAGCGCAAATGCAGAGTCGAAAAACTCTCAAGAAGTGCTAGGCGAAGATGATTTAAATTTAGAGTTAGAAAAATACGTTCTCCATTTATACGTGGCAGGAAACAGTCCCAAATCAGTACGAGCTATCCAAAAGCTTAAAACTATATGCCAAGAATACCTGCAAGGGCGTTACGAACTTGAAATAATTGATATCTATCAGCAACCAGAACTCTTAGAACAAGAGCAAATTTTCGCCGTTCCTACACTTATAAAGAAACTTCCACCTCCTTTACAGAGGTTGATTGGGGATATGACTAATACAGAAAAAGTCATCGTTTCTTTGGGTCTTTGAAGGGACTGGGGTCTAGCCTCGACGCTCTAACCGCTTTTTTACTTCACAAAAGGCATAGCTCGATCCTACTAATCCCAATGTTTCGCGCAAGCAATCTCTTTGGCTTCTACCTGTCAGAAGAATAGTTGCGATGGTGAAGCCGCCAAAATAATAACCGAATATTCCATTTTACAACTAAGTAGAGAGATTTGTCAAACTAAAGTTTTTATCTCGTCGAACTTGACAACTAAATAACTAGATGGTTATATAAATATAGTAGGCGATCGACAACGTTGCTGCGATCGTGCCGAACATAATCGCATTTATCTAATTACGGAGTTTTTCGAGCGATGACAAGCACTGTAGCAAGACCTACAGGCGATAGCCTGTGGTCGCGGTTTTGCGACTGGATTACCAGCACGGATAATCGGCTGTATATT
Encoded here:
- a CDS encoding circadian clock KaiB family protein, with the protein product MNNFIEYKGSANAESKNSQEVLGEDDLNLELEKYVLHLYVAGNSPKSVRAIQKLKTICQEYLQGRYELEIIDIYQQPELLEQEQIFAVPTLIKKLPPPLQRLIGDMTNTEKVIVSLGL
- the kaiC gene encoding circadian clock protein KaiC, which gives rise to MTEQKTIAQPHKAILIKCPTGIQGLDEITDGGLPQGRPTLICGKAGCGKTLMAMEFLVRGALEYDEPGIFMSFEESAQELTENVASLGWDLKDLIAEKKMGIYYVHVERSQIQETGEYDLEALFARLGYGIDSINAKRVVLDTIEVLFGGLSNEAVVRAELRRLFLWLKSKGVTAIVTSESGNNTLTRHGLEEYVSDCVIRLDQRVNDELSTRRLHIVKYRGSRHGTNEYPFLIQENGISVLPITSIALEHEVSNERISSGIDRLDTMLGGNGFFRGSSILISGTAGTGKSSISAHFANATCQRGERCLYFAFEESANQIVRNMRSIGIDLETAIKKGLLKIKALRPTMYGLEMHLVNIHQLVNEFKPTAIIIDPISNLTYTGNESQVKSFLMRSIDFFKTKQITTLLTSLNSSGALVQQTDVGVSSLMDTWLMLRDIESNGERNRLLYVLKSRGMEHSNQVREFRLTSSGVELVDVYLGAGGVVTGTARTVQEAQEKAAALAHRQEIEQKYRDIERKRKVMEAQITALQAEFENEKEQVERIIQQEEQQEVTLLQERRKRADMRRAD